A DNA window from Trichosurus vulpecula isolate mTriVul1 chromosome 2, mTriVul1.pri, whole genome shotgun sequence contains the following coding sequences:
- the LOC118840346 gene encoding caspase-12-like has translation MAEQKKNDDPVKNVMNEATKMFKNIFDDLIEQNVFNPNQIRNMEKEFSSVIRRSEDLVKTVTHKSGLVGQIVLKNFSTATRALHSGIQVEDENLEPIENAGISQAVASLLLEPRAIQAAESLNKVKLSSTNFYQELKEAKDEEIYAVMEKENRTRLALIISNSKFDHLNERNEARFDIQRMLELLQDLGYRVDVKENCTSLEMKSVLEEFADLPEHQSSDSTFLVFMSHGTKDGIFGIKHKQEEPDILANDTIFEIFNSSNCWRLIHKPKVIIIHGCEVGIVSEQGAAAASEGSCVQSSKDDKNTFCKDATRKEHVEKDFICFRSTTPYDISLEDDQDGSRFISLLIDCFQQYSWCCHVEEVFKKVQKSFETSQDPVPLPTIERLSMTRYFYLFPGI, from the exons ATGGCTG AACAAAAGAAGAATGATGATCCAGTGAAGAATGTAATGAATGAGGccacaaaaatgtttaaaaatatttttgatgatttGATTGAGCAAAATGTTTTCAATCCTAACCAGATAAGGAATATGGAAAAAGAATTTTCATCAGTCATAAGGAGGAGTGAAGACTTGGTTAAGACTGTCACTCATAAAAGTGGCCTAGTTGGTCAAATTGTTCTTAAAAACTTTTCGACAGCCACAAGAGCACTGCATTCAG GAATACAAGTAGAAGATGAAAACTTGGAGCCAATAGAAAATGCAGGAATATCGCAGGCAGTGGCTTCCCTTTTATTAG AACCTCGGGCTATCCAGGCAGCAGAATCCCTAAACAAGGTCAAGCTCAGCTCTACAAATTTCTACCAGGAactgaaggaagcaaaggatgaAGAG ATATATGCAGTCATGGAAAAGGAAAACCGTACACGTCTGGCCCTTATCATCTCTAACTCTAAATTTGACCACTTAAATGAACGAAATGAGGCACGATTTGACATTCAGAGAATGTTGGAGCTACTTCAGGACCTGGGATATAGAGTGGATGTCAAAGAAAACTGTACATCACTG GAAATGAAGTCTGTGTTGGAGGAGTTTGCTGACCTCCCAGAACACCAGTCCTCAGACAGCACCTTCCTCGTTTTCATGTCTCATGGCACCAAGGATGGCATCTTTGGGATAAAGCATAAACAGGAAGAACCAGATATCCTGGCCAATGATACCatttttgaaattttcaacagTAGTAACTGTTGGAGACTGATACATAAACCAAAAGTTATCATTATTCATGGATGTGAAGtag GAATAGTTTCAGAACAAGgtgcagcagcagcttcagaagGCAGCTGTGTCCAGTCCTCCAAAGACGACAAAAATACTTTTTGCAAGGATGCCACTAGGAAAGAGCATGTGGAGAAGGACTTCATTTGCTTTCGCTCTACAACTCCAT ATGACATTTCCTTGGAAGATGATCAAGATGGTTCCCGCTTCATCAGCCTACTCATTGATTGCTTTCAACAATACTCCTGgtgctgtcatgtggaagaagttTTCAAAAAG GTCCAGAAATCATTTGAGACTTCACAGGATCCAGTCCCATTGCCCACCATTGAAAGGTTATCCATGACAAGATACTTCTACCTCTTCCCAGGAATTTAA